In Helianthus annuus cultivar XRQ/B chromosome 3, HanXRQr2.0-SUNRISE, whole genome shotgun sequence, a single window of DNA contains:
- the LOC118490574 gene encoding protein Ycf2-like, with protein sequence MNMMPEDEDQLYITLQFELAKAMSPCIIWIPNIHDLDVNESNYFSLGLLVNLLSRDYETRNILVIASTHIPQKVDPALIAPNKLNTCIKIRRLLIPQQRKHFFTLSYTRGFHLEKKMFHTNGFGSITMGSNARDLVALTNEALSISITQKKSIIDTNTIRSALHRQIWDLRSQVRSVQDHGILFYQIGRAVAQNVLLSNCPIDPISIYMKKKSCNEVDFYLYNWYFELGTSMKKLTILLYLLSCSAGSVTQDLWSLPGPDEKNGITPYGLVENDSGLVRGLLEVEGARA encoded by the coding sequence ATGAATATGATGCCTGAAGATGAAGACCAACTTTATATCACCCTTCAATTCGAATTAGCAAAAGCAATGTCTCCTTGCATAATATGGATTCCAAACATTCATGATCTGGATGTGAATGAGTCAAATTACTTCTCCCTAGGTCTATTAGTGAACCTTCTCTCCAGGGATTATGAAACTAGAAATATTCTTGTTATTGCTTCGACTCATATTCCCCAAAAAGTGGATCCCGCTCTAATAGCTCCGAATAAATTAAATACGTGCATTAAGATACGAAGGCTTCTTATTCCACAACAACGAAAGCACTTTTTCACTCTTTCATATACTAGGGGATTTCACTTGGAAAAGAAAATGTTCCATACTAATGGATTCGGGTCCATAACCATGGGTTCCAATGCACGAGATCTTGTAGCACTTACCAATGAGGCCCTATCGATTAGTATTACACAGAAGAAATCAATTATAGATACTAATACAATTAGATCCGCTCTTCATAGACAAATTTGGGATTTGCGATCCCAGGTAAGATCGGTCCAGGATCATGGGATCCTTTTCTATCAGATAGGAAGGGCTGTAGCACAAAATGTACTTTTAAGTAATTGCCCCATAGAtcctatatctatctatatgaaAAAGAAATCATGTAACGAAGTGGATTTTTATTTGTACAATTGGTACTTCGAACTTGGAACGAGCATGAAGAAATTAACGATACTTCTTTATCTTTTGAGTTGTTCTGCCGGATCGGTCACTCAAGATCTTTGGTCTCTACCCGGACCCGATGAAAAAAATGGGATCACTCCTTATGGACTCGTTGAGAATGATTCTGGTCTAGTTCGTGGCCTATTAGAAGTGGAAGGCGCTCGTGCATGA